In a single window of the Daphnia carinata strain CSIRO-1 chromosome 4, CSIRO_AGI_Dcar_HiC_V3, whole genome shotgun sequence genome:
- the LOC130694912 gene encoding dihydrolipoyl dehydrogenase, mitochondrial-like: protein MQVNILSKLPQNLKVSSAVRNQLVNCRWYSDSAEADLVVIGSGPGGYVAAIKAAQLGMKTVCVEKNATLGGTCLNVGCIPSKALLNNSHYYHMAKAEFKNRGIDVTGLSLNLPQMMKAKETAVKSLTGGIAHLFKSNKVTHIRGHGKITGSNEVTALKEDGTQEVVKTKNILIATGSEVTPFPGIDIDEEQIVSSTGALSLKAVPEKMIIIGAGVIGLELGSVWSRLGAKVTAVEFMNQIGGLGIDQEMAKSFQRILTKQHMQFKLGTKVLGAQKTGGKIIVNVENVKSAKQEEMECDVLLVCVGRRPFTKNLGLEELSIELDQRGRIPVNSRFQTVIPNIYAIGDCILGPMLAHKAEDEGIICVEGIAGGSVHIDYNCVPSVIYTHPEVAWVGKSEEDLKSMGVEYKVGKFPFAANSRAKTNDDTDGMVKILGDKTTDRLLGAHIIGPGAGEMINEAALAMEYGASCEDIARVCHAHPTCSEALREASLAAFSGKAINFS from the exons atgcagGTTAACATCCTGAGTAAATTGCCCCAAAATCTCAAG GTCTCCTCAGCTGTCAGGAACCAATTGGTCAATTGCAGATGGTACTCTGACAGTGCTGAAGCTGACCTTGTAGTCATTGGCTCCGGTCCTGGAGGATATGTGGCAGCTATCAAAGCTGCCCAGTTGGGAATGAAAACAGTTTGTGTTGAAAAGAATGCAACACTTGGGGGCACATGCCTCAACGTAGGCTGTATTCCTTCTAAAGCATTGCTGAATAATTCTCATTATTATCATATGGCCAAAGCAGAATTCAAAAACAGAGGAATAGATG TAACTGGACTTTCACTGAACCTTCCACAAATGATGAAAGCCAAAGAAACAGCTGTAAAATCTTTGACTGGTGGCATTGCTCATCTTTTCAAGAGCAATAAAGTTACACATATCAGAGGACATGGTAAAATTACAGGTTCAAATGAGGTTACTGCCCTAAAAGAAGATGGAACCCAG GAAGTTGttaaaacaaagaacattTTAATTGCTACTGGTTCCGAAGTGACACCTTTCCCCGGTATCGATATCGATGAAGAACAGATTGTCTCGTCTACCGGTGCACTTTCATTGAAAGCGGTACCTGAAAAAATGATTATCATCGGAGCTGGAGTCATTGGTTTGGAATTG GGATCAGTGTGGTCTCGGCTGGGTGCCAAGGTAACGGCTGTTGAATTTATGAATCAAATTGGAGGTTTGGGCATTGATCAAGAAATGGCCAAATCTTTCCAAAGAATTCTGACAAAACAACACATGCAGTTTAAGTTGGGAACGAAAGTGCTAGGAGCGCAGAAAACCGGTGGTAAAATCATTGTCAATGTGGAAAATGTGAAATCCGCTAAGCAAGAAGAG ATGGAGTGCGACGTTCTGTTGGTGTGCGTTGGTCGCCGACCATTCACGAAGAATCTAGGATTGGAGGAATTGTCTATCGAACTCGATCAACGAGGAAGAATTCCAGTCAATTCACGTTTCCAGACCGTTATTCCCAA CATTTACGCTATTGGTGACTGTATCCTTGGCCCTATGTTGGCTCACAAAGCTGAAGATGAAGGCATTATCTGTGTAGAGGGTATTGCGGGTGGATCCGTTCACATAGATTATAACTGCGTACCTTCCGTCATCTACACGCATCCAGAAGTTGCTTGGGTTGGAAAGTCAGAAGAAGACTTAAAGTCTATG GGAGTGGAATACAAAGTCGGCAAATTCCCTTTTGCAGCCAACAGCCGCGCCAAAACGAACGATGATACGGATGGCATGGTCAAGATTCTCGGTGACAAAACAACTGATCGTCTTCTTGGAGCACACATAATTGGACCT GGTGCTGGCGAAATGATCAACGAAGCTGCGCTTGCTATGGAATATGGCGCCTCATGCGAAGACATTGCCCGCGTTTGCCACGCCCATCCG ACCTGCTCGGAAGCGCTGAGAGAAGCCAGTCTTGCTGCCTTCTCCGGCAAAGCCATTAATTTCTCTTAA
- the LOC130694932 gene encoding tRNA-dihydrouridine(20a/20b) synthase [NAD(P)+]-like, translating into MALELFEDNNLVKICAPMVRYSKLPFRLLVRKYGCDLAFTPMIISDSFIQAPKARDIEFTTCDADQPLIVQFAAHNATDFATASELVAENCNGVDLNCGCPQRWAMQEGYGACLINKPELLRDVVLQTRNRIPSNDFTVSIKIRIHSDIRKTVELCQQVEAAGLSFLTVHGRTKDQRSDPVNLEAVKLIKESVRIPVIANGDICSIQDAERVQRETCVNGVMAARGILENPAMFGGYSETPIECIKDWIQLALETGTSFTHFHHHLIYMCEKNMSRVDRKYFNALSSTTAVIDYMEHYLSLCE; encoded by the exons atggcactGGAATTGTTTGAAGATAACAACTTGGTGAAAATCTGTGCCCCGATGGTTCGCTACTCGAA ATTACCCTTTCGCCTTCTAGTAAGAAAATATGGTTGTGACTTGGCTTTTACCCCTATGATCATTTCTGATTCGTTTATCCAAGCCCCCAAAGCAAGGGATATTGAATTCACCACCTGTGATG CTGACCAGCCATTGATTGTTCAATTTGCTGCCCATAATGCAACTGACTTTGCAACTGCCTCTGAACTGGTGGCAGA AAATTGTAATGGGGTTGATTTAAACTGTGGATGTCCTCAAAGATGGGCTATGCAAGAGGGATATGGAGCTTGCTTAATTAATAAGCCAGAACTTCTTCGTGATGTAGTCCTGCAGACACGCAATAGAATTCCTTCGAATGACTTCACAGTTTCTATAAAAATTCGCATTCACTCTGACATCAG aaaaacagttgagTTATGCCAGCAAGTGGAAGCTGCAGGCCTTTCTTTCCTTACTGTACATGGTAGAACAAAAGACCAGAGATCTGATCCTGTTAACCTGGAGGCTGTCAAATTGATAAAAGAAAGTGTGAGAATACCAGTAATAGCCAATGGAGATATTTGTAGCATTCAGGATGCTGAACGTGTCCAACGCGAAACTTGCGTCAACG GTGTAATGGCAGCCAGAGGCATCCTAGAAAATCCAG CTATGTTCGGTGGATATTCCGAAACTCCTATCGAGTGCATCAAAGACTGGATTCAGCTTGCCTTGGAGACTGGAACCTCTTTTACCCATTTTCACCATCACCTTATCTATATGTGCGAAAAGAACATGTCACGCGTTGATAGAAAGTATTTTAATGCGCTTTCTAGTACTACTGCTGTGATAGACTATATGGAACACTATCTTTCGTTATGTGAATAA